GTTCTTCAGCATGATCTCAAGCTGATACTTCATGCAGAGAAACACGCTGGTCAGGTTGACGCCGATGACGCGATGCCAGAGATCCTCCGGGACGTCGGCGAGAAGGCCCACAGGCTGCTCGATGCCGGCGTTGTTGAATGCTGCGTCGAGCCCGCCAAAGGTTTCGACGGTTTTGTTGAGCGCCGCCTGGACTTCGTCGCTCTTCGTCACGTCACACTTAATGCCCAGCGCTTTGCCGCCCGCCGCCTCGATCGCCGCGACGGTTTCGTCCAAGGCGCTTTTAGCGATGTCGATGACTGCCACGCTGGCACCTGCCTGCGCGAATGCAAGCGCGGTAGCCCGACCAATCCCGCTCCCCCCGCCGGTGACGAAAGCGACCTTGCCGCTGAACTTTTTGCTTTGCGCTTCCACGGTATCCTGCTCCTTTCAAAATTGCATTCTTGATATTGGCGGCCTCGGCAGCGACCTTCCGCCAACGAAACGCGGGCATTCCAGATGGCGAGAGATGGATAGGTTTGCCGATCGACCGCCCTTTATCCCAAGGCGCTCCCCGCGGCTTGTCCTGGACTGAATTTCCTCGCGCGCCTTGTTGCAAGCTACAGTCAAATCCGCAGCATTGGCATTCATGTTATCCCGCGATTTGAGATTGGGTCAACAGATTTTCTCGGCCGGGCCTGCGAACCTGTCGGCCATCGCAAACCTCGCTTCAACGAATGCGTTTTGATCGCATCGGTGGTCTGCAAGGTTCAGGAAATGAACGCGAATGGCGGCAATAACTCGGGCGTTGGGCAAATTTTGCCCAACGCCGGGAAACTGTGACTGAAGAGAGGTGGCAAGGAGGATGTCCTGCCCTGGCGAGGAAAAACGAGTTCTGCGATCTAAAACAAATCCCACTAATTGACATTATAGGACGCAGGCCCTACCGTTTTTTCGCGCGGTCAATTCCAGCTTGGCGCTTTCTCGAGACTCAGCCTCAGCGGCGTAATCCGAGTTGCAAATGCCCTGAGGCGGAGCTGCTGCGAACGGTGCGGCGCAAGAGCATGTTTAACGTTGATAATGGTGAGGATCACATGACTGAAGGCCCAGCTACCCATGCTCCGCAGGATTCCGGCGTCCCCGCCCAAGCGCGCGATTTTTCGGTTGTGGGCAGAGTGGTCGTCATCACCGGCGCGGGGCAGGGCATCGGTCGTGAACTTGCCCGCCAATTTGCCGCTGCCGGAGCGGTACCCGTGGTGGCTGACATCAATCTGGCGACGGCTCAGACAGTCGTTGAAGAGATTGAGTCGGCGGGCGGCAAAGCGCAGGCTGTTCGTGTCGATATCGCAGACAAGGCGTCGGTTGACGCCATGGTCGCAGCCATTCTCGACGCGCAGGGCAAGATCGATGCACTCGTGAACAATGCTTCCATCTTCGCAACGCTTGAGAAAAGGCCATTCTGGGAGATCCCATACCCTGAATGGGAACGGGTAATGTCCGTCAATATCACGGGCACCTATCTCAGTGTGTGCGGTGTCACGAAGACAATGCGCGAGGCCGGGTCCGGTCGGATCATCAACATCTCGTCAGATTCAGTGCCAAGGGGCACGATGAACTATCTCCATTATGTGACGTCCAAATCGGCGATCATCGGCATGACGAACTCGATGGCGCGAGAGCTTGGACCGGATGGCATCACCGTCAACTGCATCAGGCCCGGGAGCGTTGCGACGGAAGTCGATCGCGCTGTCAACCCAACCGCGGAGGTTCGCCAGCGCAACGCCGCGCTTCAGTGCATTCCTCGCGGCATGGTTCCGACCGACTTGGTCGGTCTCATCATGTTTCTTGTGACCCCGGCTGCATCTTTCATCACGGGCCAGACGATCGCATGCGACGGGGGTTACACGCACAGCAGCTAAGGCTGGCCAAGGCGACAGCGCAGGGTCGGGATATCGGCTTGAACACAATGGCATGCCCGCAGCGGGCAGGAGCAGGCTCAAATGAAACATTATGGACAATTCTACATCGGCGGCGAATGGGTCGATGCGTCGGGTGCCGACAGGATCGAACTGATCAATCCCGTCACCGAGCAGGTCTTCGCGACGGTGGCGCGGGGGACCGAAGCAGACGTGGATCGCGCCGTTAAAGCTGCGAGGCAGGCCCTGCCGGCCTTCAGCGCGACCCAGAAGGAAGAGCGAGTGGCCTTGCTCGAGCGGATCATCGCCGAGGTCCAGTCACGCGAAGCAGAACTGTCTGCCGCGGTCACGCAGGAAATGGGTTCGCCGGTCAGCAATAAGACCAACTTCAACGCAGGCATTGCCTCACTCAAGCAAGCGGTCAAGACGCTCAAGGCTTACGAGTTCGAAGAGGAACTCGACGGCAACATCATCCGGCGCGAGGCCATCGGCGTTTGCGGCCTGATCACGGCCTGGAATTGGCCGGTTCAGCTTCTCTGCACCAAGGTCTCCTCGGCGCTCGCTGCGGGCTGCACGGTTGTCCTCAAACCGAGCGAGTTCACGCCTACCTGCGCGCTCATCTTCGCCGAGGCGCTTCATGCTGCAGGCGTACCCAAGGGGGTGTTCAACCTGATCGTTGGGCAGGGCACGGTCGTCGGTACGGCTCTGTGTGCCCATCCCGACATCGACATGATCTCGATCACTGGCTCTACGCGGGCGGGTATCCAGGTCGCCAAGAATGCAGCCGATACGGTCAAGCGTGTCACGCAGGAACTTGGTGGTAAATCGGCCAACGTCGTCCTGCCTGATGCGGATTTGGCGGCTGCGGCCAAATGGAACGTTGCACGCGGCTTCGGCAATTCGGGCCAATCCTGCCATGCGCCTACCCGAATTCTCGTCCAGCGCGACCAGGTGGAGCCGTTTCTCGATCATCTGCGGGCGGAAGCTGCACAGGTCCGAGTCGGCGATCCTCTCGATCCCACGACCGACATCGGCCCGGTTATCAATCGGTCACAGTTTGAGGCAATCCGTAAGTATATCCGCATCGGGATTGAAGATGGCGCCCGCCTGGTCTGCGGCGGTCCCGACCTGCCCAACGGCATCGAGAAGGGTTTTTACATTCAGCCCACTGTGTTCGCCGGCGTAAATCCGCAGGATCGCATTGCGCAGGAAGAGATTTTCGGTCCCGTGCTCGCGGTCATCGCCTACGATACCGAAGACGAAGCCGCTGAAATCGCCAATTGCACGCCCTATGGACTTGGCGGGTTCGTATTTGCGGGCGATCCCAAACGTGGCCTTGCGATGGGCCGGCGGATCAGGGCCGGACGCGTTTCGCTGAACGGTGCCGCAGCCACGCCCGCCGCACCGATGGGAGGCTATGGTCAGTCCGGCAACGGCCGTGAAATGGGCGTTTTCGGATTGGAGGAATATCTCGAGGTGAAGGCTTTGATCGGGTTTCCCGAGCAAGCCTTTGATTAACGGCGATCGGGAGAGGATAAATGAAAGAGATAATTCCGACTAAGCTCGCCGATGACTTCATCTTTCTCGAGGCGCCCCGCTGGCACGGGGGCAAGCTTTGGGTGCCTGATGTCTTTGATCAGAAGCTTTATCATGTTCAGCCGACCGGTGAGAAATCGGTGGCGATGGATAATTTGCCACCTGTCCCGAACAGCCTTGGGTTTCTCGCTGACGGAACACCCGTCATCATCTCCTCCTTCGACCGCCGTATCATGAAG
This DNA window, taken from Sphingomonas sp. AP4-R1, encodes the following:
- a CDS encoding SDR family NAD(P)-dependent oxidoreductase — translated: MFNVDNGEDHMTEGPATHAPQDSGVPAQARDFSVVGRVVVITGAGQGIGRELARQFAAAGAVPVVADINLATAQTVVEEIESAGGKAQAVRVDIADKASVDAMVAAILDAQGKIDALVNNASIFATLEKRPFWEIPYPEWERVMSVNITGTYLSVCGVTKTMREAGSGRIINISSDSVPRGTMNYLHYVTSKSAIIGMTNSMARELGPDGITVNCIRPGSVATEVDRAVNPTAEVRQRNAALQCIPRGMVPTDLVGLIMFLVTPAASFITGQTIACDGGYTHSS
- a CDS encoding aldehyde dehydrogenase family protein, whose product is MKHYGQFYIGGEWVDASGADRIELINPVTEQVFATVARGTEADVDRAVKAARQALPAFSATQKEERVALLERIIAEVQSREAELSAAVTQEMGSPVSNKTNFNAGIASLKQAVKTLKAYEFEEELDGNIIRREAIGVCGLITAWNWPVQLLCTKVSSALAAGCTVVLKPSEFTPTCALIFAEALHAAGVPKGVFNLIVGQGTVVGTALCAHPDIDMISITGSTRAGIQVAKNAADTVKRVTQELGGKSANVVLPDADLAAAAKWNVARGFGNSGQSCHAPTRILVQRDQVEPFLDHLRAEAAQVRVGDPLDPTTDIGPVINRSQFEAIRKYIRIGIEDGARLVCGGPDLPNGIEKGFYIQPTVFAGVNPQDRIAQEEIFGPVLAVIAYDTEDEAAEIANCTPYGLGGFVFAGDPKRGLAMGRRIRAGRVSLNGAAATPAAPMGGYGQSGNGREMGVFGLEEYLEVKALIGFPEQAFD
- a CDS encoding glucose 1-dehydrogenase, producing MEAQSKKFSGKVAFVTGGGSGIGRATALAFAQAGASVAVIDIAKSALDETVAAIEAAGGKALGIKCDVTKSDEVQAALNKTVETFGGLDAAFNNAGIEQPVGLLADVPEDLWHRVIGVNLTSVFLCMKYQLEIMLKNGKGAIVNTSSGAGVTAIQGQAVYCASKFGVTSMSKAAAIEYAGQNIRINALCPGIIDTPMIGRFTHNTDEGRERMIAQEPVGRMGRPEEIAGAVLWLCSDDTAFMTGHALVMDGGQTAGM